A window of Costertonia aggregata contains these coding sequences:
- a CDS encoding DNA cytosine methyltransferase, whose translation MAELINVKRGLRVEEPQLAVKFYPKTKTKRKEHKRKSTLHMLSLFSGCGGMDLGFEGDFSVLKSSVNEVLNPNFIAQELENNYVKLSKTRFKTVFANDILMDARNAWVNYFSKRGHNAEDYQTDSIVDLVKLHQNGTKVFPKNIDIVTGGFPCQDFSVAGKRNGLNSHKNHKGELNTETCATEETRGQLYMWMKQVIEITQPKIFIAENVKGLVNLSNVKDIIQNDFSSAGDNGYLVLNPRVLHAADYGVPQSRERVFFIGIKKSALKKSALEQLEREDISDKYNPYPRPTHAYKTDGEDLKRHVDLKELFANLEEPEKSKDLSQQFYSKAKFMGKHCQGQIEIKPDGISPTIRAEHHGNIEFRRLSKKNGGILTDELSKGLKERRLTPRECALIQTFPPDYEFVIPNKNGRKGSYLVSPSKAYKVIGNAVPPLLAYNLAKRIEDVWDLYFRK comes from the coding sequence ATGGCTGAACTAATAAATGTCAAAAGAGGCTTACGTGTTGAAGAACCTCAGTTGGCTGTAAAATTTTATCCTAAAACAAAAACCAAAAGAAAAGAACATAAGCGAAAATCGACCTTACATATGCTTTCTTTATTTTCTGGTTGTGGAGGAATGGATTTAGGTTTTGAAGGAGATTTTTCTGTTTTAAAATCTTCTGTAAACGAGGTTTTAAATCCAAACTTTATAGCTCAAGAACTTGAAAACAATTATGTAAAACTATCGAAAACACGTTTTAAAACAGTTTTTGCAAACGATATTTTAATGGATGCAAGAAATGCTTGGGTAAACTACTTTTCAAAAAGAGGACATAACGCAGAAGATTACCAAACAGACAGTATAGTCGATTTAGTAAAATTACACCAAAACGGAACAAAGGTTTTTCCGAAAAACATAGACATTGTAACCGGTGGATTTCCTTGTCAAGATTTTAGTGTTGCCGGAAAAAGAAACGGACTTAATTCGCATAAAAACCACAAAGGAGAACTAAATACAGAAACTTGTGCAACAGAAGAAACTCGTGGTCAGCTTTATATGTGGATGAAACAAGTTATCGAAATAACTCAACCAAAAATTTTCATTGCAGAAAATGTAAAAGGTTTAGTAAATCTTTCAAACGTCAAGGACATTATTCAAAATGATTTCTCTTCTGCTGGAGATAATGGATATTTAGTTTTAAACCCTCGTGTTTTACACGCAGCAGATTACGGTGTTCCGCAATCAAGGGAACGAGTTTTCTTTATTGGTATAAAAAAATCTGCATTAAAAAAATCCGCTCTCGAACAATTAGAAAGAGAAGACATTTCGGATAAATACAATCCGTATCCTAGACCAACTCACGCTTACAAAACTGACGGAGAAGATTTAAAACGTCACGTAGATTTAAAGGAACTTTTTGCGAATTTAGAAGAGCCTGAAAAGTCAAAAGATTTATCTCAACAGTTTTACTCAAAGGCAAAATTTATGGGTAAACATTGTCAAGGCCAAATAGAAATAAAGCCAGATGGTATCAGCCCTACAATTCGAGCAGAACATCACGGAAATATAGAGTTCAGAAGATTATCGAAAAAAAACGGCGGAATTTTAACAGACGAACTATCTAAAGGATTAAAGGAAAGGCGTTTAACACCAAGAGAATGTGCATTAATACAAACTTTTCCACCTGATTACGAATTTGTAATACCAAACAAAAATGGTCGTAAAGGTTCGTATTTGGTAAGTCCATCAAAAGCTTATAAAGTAATTGGTAATGCGGTTCCACCACTACTCGCTTACAATTTAGCAAAGAGAATAGAAGATGTTTGGGATTTATATTTTAGAAAATAA
- a CDS encoding AtpZ/AtpI family protein: MEQQKPRKPSKNNGLQTAAKLSGIAIQMGLTIYLGNLLGAWLDEKYHTSFWENTCTLLAVCISLYSVIVQANRLNK; encoded by the coding sequence ATGGAACAGCAAAAGCCTCGTAAACCATCTAAAAACAACGGGCTGCAAACAGCGGCAAAGCTATCTGGTATCGCCATTCAAATGGGGCTTACCATATATTTGGGCAACCTACTTGGAGCATGGTTAGATGAAAAATACCATACATCCTTTTGGGAAAATACCTGTACCCTTTTGGCAGTATGCATATCGTTATATTCCGTTATCGTGCAGGCAAACCGGTTAAATAAGTAG
- a CDS encoding ferredoxin--NADP reductase, producing MSQFYSLTISAIKSLTPNSVAITFDVPKNLAQTFKFMAGQYITVKKEIKGKELRRAYSISSSPTANGITIGVKKVDRGGFSDYANSKLKVGDVLEVMPPEGRFTFTSADVKNIAAFAAGSGITPIMSIAKTVLDSNPKNNFVLVYGNKSYEETMFYNDIVKLQLNYTDRFFVYFINSQTRENNALFGRIDTSTVNYALKNKHKDLNFDAFYLCGPEAMIDQVSDTLADNGVPKDKIHFELFTTTEILDEMPITAEGQTQLTVMLEDEEFELTLDKKTLILDAVLKENIDAPYSCQGGVCSSCIARVTEGKAEMVKNQILTDGEIADGFILTCQAHPITPILKVDYDDV from the coding sequence ATGAGCCAATTTTATTCCCTTACCATATCCGCGATCAAATCGTTGACACCAAATTCTGTCGCCATAACGTTTGACGTACCCAAAAATTTGGCCCAGACCTTTAAATTTATGGCAGGGCAGTACATTACCGTAAAAAAAGAAATAAAAGGGAAAGAACTCAGAAGGGCCTATTCCATCAGTTCGTCACCAACGGCCAACGGCATTACCATAGGGGTAAAAAAAGTAGACCGTGGCGGATTTTCGGATTATGCCAATTCAAAACTTAAAGTCGGGGATGTTTTGGAGGTAATGCCCCCCGAGGGGCGCTTTACCTTTACATCGGCAGATGTGAAAAATATAGCAGCTTTTGCTGCGGGCAGCGGAATCACCCCTATTATGAGCATCGCCAAAACTGTTTTGGACAGTAATCCAAAAAACAATTTTGTTTTGGTATATGGGAACAAATCCTATGAAGAGACCATGTTCTATAATGATATTGTAAAATTACAATTAAATTATACCGATAGGTTTTTTGTTTATTTCATCAACAGTCAAACCAGGGAAAATAATGCCCTTTTTGGCCGTATCGACACCTCAACGGTCAATTATGCTTTGAAGAACAAGCATAAGGACTTGAATTTTGATGCTTTCTACCTTTGTGGCCCGGAAGCCATGATCGATCAAGTTTCCGATACGTTGGCCGATAATGGCGTCCCCAAGGATAAAATTCATTTTGAGCTGTTTACCACGACCGAAATATTGGATGAAATGCCCATTACCGCAGAAGGACAGACGCAACTTACCGTTATGTTGGAAGATGAGGAATTTGAATTGACCTTGGACAAAAAGACCCTAATTTTGGATGCCGTCCTCAAGGAAAATATTGATGCGCCATACTCCTGCCAAGGCGGGGTCTGTAGTAGTTGTATAGCTCGGGTGACCGAAGGAAAGGCCGAAATGGTAAAAAACCAAATTCTTACCGATGGTGAGATCGCCGATGGTTTTATCCTTACCTGTCAGGCACATCCCATAACACCTATTTTAAAGGTAGATTATGATGATGTATAA
- a CDS encoding ABC transporter ATP-binding protein → MITTTNLTKTYGQHTVLNIEHLEIPKGQSFGLVGNNGAGKTTFFSSLLDLIKPTTGNITNNGVQVDASEAWKPFTSAFIDETFLIGYLTPEEYFYFIGELRGQNRADVDALLSGYEDFFHGEILGQKKYLRDLSKGNQKKVGIVAAFIGHPEVVILDEPFANLDPTTQIRLKGIIRDLAANKAVTVLVSSHDLIHVTEVCERIVVLNKGEIVRDIQTSAETLKELETFFAG, encoded by the coding sequence ATGATAACGACAACGAACCTTACAAAAACTTACGGACAGCATACCGTATTGAATATAGAACACTTGGAAATTCCAAAAGGGCAAAGTTTTGGCCTTGTGGGGAACAATGGAGCAGGAAAGACCACGTTTTTTAGTTCTTTATTGGACCTGATCAAGCCTACTACGGGAAATATTACAAACAACGGGGTGCAAGTAGACGCCAGCGAAGCTTGGAAGCCGTTCACCTCGGCTTTCATTGATGAAACTTTTTTGATAGGCTATCTTACGCCAGAGGAATACTTTTACTTTATCGGCGAACTACGTGGGCAAAACAGGGCCGACGTTGATGCGCTTTTATCCGGGTATGAAGATTTTTTTCACGGTGAGATTCTAGGTCAAAAAAAATACCTGAGAGACCTTTCCAAAGGAAATCAGAAAAAAGTAGGGATTGTTGCCGCTTTTATTGGGCATCCAGAAGTTGTCATACTCGATGAACCCTTTGCCAATCTTGATCCAACGACCCAAATTCGCCTCAAGGGCATCATTAGGGATTTGGCGGCAAATAAAGCGGTAACCGTCTTGGTATCAAGTCACGACCTGATTCACGTTACCGAAGTCTGCGAACGTATCGTGGTACTGAACAAAGGGGAAATCGTGAGGGATATCCAAACATCGGCAGAAACCCTAAAAGAATTGGAAACTTTTTTTGCTGGATAA
- the atpB gene encoding F0F1 ATP synthase subunit A, protein MKKATTYLRTLVTLVFLFGSYAGFGKTEPTQEEGPVNGKEEVDAYIKHHIKDSHDFHLFSYTDDTGERRHVGFPLPVIVWSSKGLVTFMSSAFHHDDDGEVIVEKGGTRFVKLHSKIYELNEGASSVSFDEEHHATNASKVLDFSITKSVVGILLVGLLMLLAFSSLARQYKNRKVPTGFGRVLEPLVIYVRDEIARPNIGEKKYRKFTGYLLTVFFFIWILNLLGLTPLGFNVTGQLAVTACLAIFTLIVYTFSGNKDYWMHMLWMPDAPWWIRPVLAVIELAGAFIIKPFSLLVRLFANISAGHIVVMSLIAIMFTLKDTLTVGGATALSLVLSFFITLIEVLVAFLQAYIFTMLSALFIGMAVAEHDHDHGHDDHGEEVPDAEDVRADFI, encoded by the coding sequence ATGAAAAAAGCAACAACATATTTACGCACATTAGTCACTTTGGTATTTCTTTTTGGTTCCTACGCAGGTTTTGGAAAAACCGAACCTACTCAAGAAGAGGGTCCTGTAAACGGAAAAGAGGAAGTTGATGCTTACATTAAACACCATATAAAAGATTCCCACGATTTTCATTTGTTCTCCTACACCGATGATACAGGGGAACGTAGGCACGTAGGCTTTCCGTTGCCAGTTATCGTTTGGTCCAGTAAAGGTTTGGTTACTTTTATGTCTTCTGCCTTTCATCATGACGATGATGGGGAAGTTATCGTTGAAAAAGGAGGAACAAGGTTTGTAAAACTGCATAGTAAGATATATGAGTTGAACGAAGGTGCCTCTTCCGTTTCTTTTGATGAGGAGCATCACGCCACCAATGCGAGCAAAGTACTGGATTTTTCAATCACTAAAAGCGTGGTAGGGATACTACTGGTAGGCCTTTTAATGCTTTTGGCGTTTTCATCTTTGGCACGCCAATACAAAAACAGAAAAGTACCCACAGGTTTCGGCCGTGTTTTGGAGCCTCTGGTGATTTATGTACGTGATGAAATTGCAAGACCTAATATCGGCGAAAAAAAGTATAGAAAATTTACGGGATACTTGTTAACGGTCTTCTTTTTCATTTGGATATTGAATTTGTTGGGCCTTACCCCATTAGGGTTTAACGTAACGGGACAATTGGCGGTTACCGCTTGTTTGGCTATTTTCACACTGATCGTTTATACTTTTAGTGGTAATAAAGATTACTGGATGCACATGCTCTGGATGCCAGATGCACCGTGGTGGATTCGCCCGGTACTTGCGGTAATAGAGTTGGCGGGTGCCTTTATCATCAAGCCGTTCTCACTTCTGGTTCGTCTTTTTGCGAATATATCTGCTGGTCATATTGTGGTAATGAGCTTGATAGCTATCATGTTTACACTTAAAGATACCCTCACGGTTGGGGGAGCGACCGCTCTTTCATTGGTACTTTCATTTTTCATCACTTTGATTGAAGTGTTGGTCGCCTTTTTACAGGCATATATTTTTACGATGCTATCGGCATTGTTCATAGGAATGGCCGTTGCAGAGCATGATCACGATCATGGGCATGATGACCATGGGGAAGAAGTTCCCGATGCGGAAGATGTTAGAGCGGATTTTATCTAA
- the atpH gene encoding ATP synthase F1 subunit delta — protein MNDSRAAIRYAKAILDLAVDNKATDKVEKDMRSITATISDSKELQDVLASPVVKSAIKKDALNTIFEGSHQITAGLITTLTDNKRIGMLNEVALKYIILNEDLKGEGVAFVTTAVPMTADLEKKVLKQLSGITGNKVTIQNKIDESIIGGFVLRVGDLQYDASIANKLNNIKREFTNSL, from the coding sequence ATGAACGATTCTAGAGCTGCCATACGTTATGCCAAAGCCATTTTGGACCTCGCCGTTGACAATAAAGCAACGGATAAGGTCGAAAAAGATATGCGAAGCATAACGGCGACGATTTCAGACAGCAAAGAGCTCCAAGATGTGTTGGCCAGTCCCGTAGTCAAGAGCGCAATAAAAAAAGATGCCTTAAATACAATATTTGAGGGCAGTCATCAAATTACCGCAGGGCTTATAACTACCTTGACCGATAATAAGAGAATCGGTATGTTGAACGAGGTGGCTTTGAAATATATTATCCTTAACGAAGATTTAAAAGGCGAAGGCGTTGCTTTTGTGACTACCGCAGTACCTATGACCGCAGATTTAGAGAAGAAAGTCTTAAAACAGTTATCGGGTATTACAGGAAACAAAGTAACGATTCAGAATAAAATCGATGAAAGTATCATCGGTGGGTTTGTTTTGCGTGTCGGCGACTTACAATATGATGCCAGTATCGCCAATAAACTCAACAATATTAAGAGAGAATTTACAAATAGTCTATAA
- a CDS encoding F0F1 ATP synthase subunit B, translating into METLLNDFSPGLFVVQTILLLGLIFLLVKFAWKPILNSLNEREEGISNALEAAENARKEMQNLQADNDKLIKEARAEREAMLKEAREIKDKMIADSKEQAQAEGDKIIKNAQATIESEKKAALADIKNQVAELSVEIAEKVIKEQLSNKDKQLKLVDDMLSDIKLN; encoded by the coding sequence ATGGAAACTTTATTGAACGACTTTTCTCCAGGCCTATTCGTAGTTCAGACGATACTGCTTTTAGGGTTGATTTTCCTTTTGGTAAAATTTGCCTGGAAACCGATACTGAACTCACTTAACGAACGTGAGGAAGGGATAAGCAATGCTTTGGAAGCTGCCGAAAACGCCCGTAAGGAAATGCAAAACCTTCAAGCAGACAATGACAAACTCATAAAGGAAGCCCGTGCTGAACGGGAGGCCATGTTGAAAGAAGCTCGTGAAATCAAGGATAAAATGATTGCCGATTCCAAAGAGCAGGCCCAGGCAGAAGGGGATAAAATAATTAAAAACGCACAGGCTACCATAGAAAGTGAAAAGAAAGCTGCTTTGGCCGATATCAAAAACCAAGTAGCGGAACTTTCCGTTGAGATTGCCGAAAAAGTAATCAAGGAACAATTATCCAACAAGGACAAGCAATTGAAATTGGTGGATGATATGCTTAGCGATATTAAATTGAACTAA
- a CDS encoding DUF5687 family protein codes for MFKHFVNLQWKSFFRSASFKTNVAFKILMAFGALYFIVIFLSMGVGAFYLIKKSGWGDPLQVVDQFMIYYLGIDLYIRYMLQKMPITNIKPLLYLPFRKSQVVNYSLGKTVVSFFNWSHAFFFVPFSIVLLIEGYSPLGVIGWHFGIMALFYGNNFLNILINNKDNLFYTLLGIGAVLGGCQYYGLFDITVYTTPLFNALYNMPWTAILPWLLLVGLYIVTFNYFKSNMYLDAGLAIKQAEAKTEDYAWLNRFGNLGTFLKNDIKLIRRNKRSKTTVIMSVLFIFYGLLFFTGGIEAYDGPVWKIFAGIFVTGGFLFSFGGFVPSWDSSYYPLMMSQNIKYKEYLDSKWYLVIIATLASTVLASFYLYFGLDAYLAVLVGAVYNIGVNSYLVLWGGAYVKTPIDLTSSKKAFGDKQAFNAKTLLLTLPKLIMPLIFYALGHYLINPTAGYIFVAAIGIIGLLFKNRVFKLIEKIYKKEKYKTLLAYKQKA; via the coding sequence ATGTTCAAACATTTTGTAAACCTACAATGGAAATCGTTTTTCAGGTCTGCCAGCTTTAAGACCAATGTAGCCTTTAAAATTCTAATGGCTTTTGGGGCACTCTACTTTATAGTCATCTTTCTTTCGATGGGTGTTGGCGCATTTTACCTCATAAAAAAATCGGGCTGGGGCGATCCACTTCAAGTGGTCGATCAATTTATGATATACTACTTGGGCATTGATCTATATATTCGCTATATGTTGCAGAAAATGCCCATTACCAATATTAAGCCTTTATTGTACCTGCCCTTTAGAAAAAGCCAAGTGGTAAACTACTCTTTGGGAAAAACGGTGGTTTCTTTTTTCAATTGGAGCCATGCCTTTTTCTTTGTCCCTTTTTCAATTGTACTTTTGATAGAAGGGTATTCGCCTCTGGGCGTTATCGGGTGGCACTTTGGTATAATGGCCTTGTTTTACGGTAATAACTTCCTTAATATATTGATCAACAACAAGGACAACCTCTTTTACACCTTACTCGGTATCGGGGCTGTTTTGGGAGGGTGCCAATATTATGGTCTGTTTGATATTACGGTATATACCACCCCATTGTTCAATGCGCTGTACAATATGCCTTGGACCGCTATTTTGCCATGGTTGCTTCTTGTTGGGTTATATATCGTTACGTTCAATTACTTTAAATCCAATATGTATTTGGATGCAGGTCTGGCCATAAAGCAGGCAGAGGCAAAAACAGAGGATTATGCGTGGTTGAACCGTTTTGGCAATTTGGGAACCTTTCTGAAAAACGATATAAAACTCATTCGCAGGAACAAGCGTTCCAAGACTACGGTTATCATGAGCGTACTCTTTATTTTTTACGGACTCTTGTTTTTTACAGGGGGTATCGAAGCCTATGACGGCCCGGTATGGAAAATATTTGCGGGAATTTTTGTTACAGGCGGTTTTTTGTTCAGTTTTGGGGGTTTTGTACCTAGTTGGGACAGTTCATATTATCCCTTGATGATGAGCCAAAACATAAAATACAAGGAGTACTTGGACTCTAAATGGTATTTGGTCATCATCGCTACATTGGCCAGTACGGTATTGGCATCATTCTACCTATATTTTGGACTGGATGCTTATTTGGCGGTGCTTGTAGGAGCTGTATACAACATTGGTGTCAATTCGTACTTGGTATTGTGGGGTGGAGCTTATGTAAAAACCCCTATTGACCTGACTTCGAGTAAAAAAGCATTTGGGGACAAACAGGCTTTTAACGCAAAGACACTACTGTTAACGCTACCCAAATTGATCATGCCCCTTATTTTCTATGCCTTGGGGCACTATCTTATAAATCCTACCGCTGGGTATATTTTTGTAGCGGCCATTGGGATAATCGGGCTACTGTTCAAGAATAGGGTATTCAAATTGATAGAGAAAATCTATAAAAAAGAAAAATACAAGACACTTTTGGCCTATAAGCAAAAGGCTTAA
- the porW gene encoding type IX secretion system periplasmic lipoprotein PorW/SprE: MKIRGKLILFGILGGLAFNACSTKKDAFINRNWHALNTKYNTLYNGNLAFEEGRNALHESYRDNYWEILPVERLQVTEDLKLDSEDNNPNFIIAEEKATKAIQKHSMDIKDEERNPQTDEAFLLLGKARYFDQRYIPALESFNYILRKYVQSDKLNEATIWREKTNLRLDNAELALKNLKRLFKFESLKDQEYADARAVMAQAYINLNAPDTAIQQLKIASYYTKKNPEKGRYYFIIGQLYNQLGFKDSANYAFDKIIDLNRKSPRVYMINAHLQKIQNTELTEENKEELLEYLTDLEENRENRPFLDKIYRQIAEYHLETEADSLALVYYNKSLRATRGVPQLNALNYENLAEYNFDENQYKTSGAYYDSVLTNLPENTKKYRSVKKKLDNLEDVIKYEDIAQYADSVITLYSMSTDDQIAYFEDYIAEIKKKDEEAAAKETKRQLAGVVAFGETKGGKKNKGKFYFYNITSLGYGKTDFEQRWGDRELEDNWRWSNKNKVLPDALEGIATPADGIEASQLTQEQKYSVAFYMDRLPTEVSVIDSLRSERNFANYQLGLIYKEKFKENLLAAGKLETVLKSDPEERLILPSKYNLYKIYEEEGSPLASDMKENIIQNHADSRYAEILLNPQAVLADNSDSPDAQYAQLYRRYQNQEYLRVITGAEENINKYTGDPIVPKFEMLKANAIGRLQGYNNFKEALNYVALTYPNNPEGKKAEQMIAQQLPKLEPSNFSPETNTKGRENWKVVFPFKTSDNENAKSLKEKLEKSIVDLRYKNIVSKDIYNLEDQFVVVHGFKSKDFALGYVELLKNNKDYRIDNENFVILSSNYKIVQVHKNLQEYKKELLTPKP; this comes from the coding sequence TTGAAAATTCGGGGCAAACTTATTCTTTTCGGTATTTTAGGTGGATTGGCATTTAACGCCTGCTCCACAAAAAAAGATGCGTTCATCAACCGCAACTGGCATGCGCTCAATACCAAGTACAATACTTTGTACAATGGCAATCTGGCTTTTGAAGAAGGGCGTAATGCACTACATGAGTCTTACCGCGACAATTATTGGGAAATTCTCCCTGTTGAGCGTCTGCAAGTGACCGAGGATTTAAAGCTAGATTCGGAAGATAACAACCCCAACTTTATCATTGCCGAGGAAAAAGCGACCAAAGCCATACAAAAACATAGTATGGATATCAAAGATGAGGAACGCAATCCCCAGACCGATGAAGCTTTCCTTTTATTGGGTAAAGCACGTTACTTTGACCAGCGTTATATACCGGCACTTGAATCCTTCAATTATATCCTAAGAAAATACGTGCAAAGTGATAAGCTCAATGAAGCGACCATTTGGCGCGAAAAAACCAATTTAAGGCTAGACAATGCAGAACTCGCATTAAAGAACCTAAAACGATTGTTCAAATTTGAATCGCTAAAAGATCAGGAATATGCAGACGCCCGGGCGGTTATGGCTCAGGCCTACATCAATTTAAATGCTCCCGATACTGCTATCCAGCAACTAAAGATAGCATCCTATTACACCAAAAAGAACCCTGAAAAAGGGCGCTACTATTTTATCATTGGGCAACTGTACAATCAATTGGGTTTTAAGGATAGCGCCAATTATGCCTTTGATAAGATTATAGATTTAAACCGGAAGTCGCCCCGGGTGTATATGATCAATGCGCACTTACAAAAAATTCAGAATACCGAGCTTACCGAAGAAAATAAAGAGGAGTTGCTGGAATATTTGACCGATTTGGAGGAAAACCGTGAAAACAGACCGTTTTTAGATAAAATTTATCGCCAAATAGCGGAATATCATCTGGAGACCGAGGCCGACAGTTTGGCATTGGTGTATTATAACAAGTCTTTGCGTGCGACTCGTGGCGTTCCACAATTGAACGCTTTGAACTACGAGAATTTGGCAGAATACAATTTTGATGAAAATCAATACAAAACTTCGGGAGCGTATTACGATAGTGTTTTGACAAACTTACCGGAAAACACTAAAAAATACCGTTCGGTCAAAAAAAAACTGGACAATTTGGAAGATGTCATAAAATATGAGGATATCGCACAATATGCCGATAGCGTGATTACCCTATATTCCATGTCTACAGATGATCAAATTGCCTATTTCGAAGACTATATTGCCGAAATAAAGAAAAAAGACGAGGAGGCCGCGGCGAAAGAAACAAAGCGCCAGTTGGCCGGGGTAGTGGCTTTTGGAGAGACCAAAGGCGGAAAAAAGAACAAAGGTAAATTCTACTTTTACAATATTACCAGTTTGGGCTATGGTAAAACCGATTTTGAACAGCGTTGGGGAGATCGGGAATTGGAAGATAACTGGCGATGGAGCAATAAAAACAAGGTTTTGCCCGATGCGCTCGAGGGTATTGCCACGCCCGCTGATGGGATAGAAGCATCGCAACTTACCCAAGAACAAAAATATTCAGTAGCATTTTATATGGATAGGCTCCCTACCGAAGTTTCCGTAATCGATAGTCTAAGAAGTGAGCGGAATTTTGCGAACTATCAATTGGGTTTGATTTACAAGGAAAAGTTCAAGGAAAACCTATTGGCCGCAGGAAAATTGGAGACCGTACTGAAATCGGACCCGGAAGAAAGGTTGATATTGCCATCAAAATACAATCTCTATAAAATTTATGAGGAAGAAGGGAGTCCGTTGGCCTCCGATATGAAAGAGAATATCATCCAAAACCATGCAGATTCACGCTATGCGGAAATTTTATTGAACCCTCAGGCGGTGCTGGCCGATAATTCCGACAGTCCCGATGCCCAATATGCACAACTGTACAGGCGTTATCAAAACCAAGAATATCTTAGGGTCATTACGGGAGCCGAGGAAAACATAAACAAATATACCGGTGATCCCATAGTGCCCAAATTTGAAATGCTCAAGGCAAATGCCATTGGCAGGCTTCAAGGCTACAACAATTTTAAGGAAGCCTTAAACTATGTGGCGTTGACCTATCCCAACAATCCCGAAGGAAAAAAGGCAGAGCAAATGATAGCGCAACAGTTGCCCAAATTGGAGCCCAGCAATTTTTCCCCCGAAACCAATACCAAGGGTAGGGAAAATTGGAAAGTGGTCTTCCCTTTCAAGACAAGTGACAATGAAAATGCAAAGTCGCTTAAAGAAAAACTAGAGAAATCGATAGTAGATTTAAGATACAAGAACATCGTGTCAAAAGATATTTATAACCTGGAGGACCAATTCGTAGTCGTCCATGGGTTTAAATCAAAGGATTTTGCCCTAGGTTATGTTGAGCTTCTAAAAAATAACAAGGATTACCGAATTGATAATGAGAATTTTGTAATTTTATCATCCAATTATAAAATCGTACAAGTACATAAAAACCTTCAGGAGTACAAAAAAGAACTATTAACCCCAAAACCATAA
- a CDS encoding bactofilin family protein encodes MFSDNKRSMTELGGQPNRIEKNTKIKGDITSEADFRIDGKLDGNVKTSGKVVIGKDGYIHGKVECVNADIEGKFNGELLVSDLLSLKASALIEGTVSVAKLAVEPGATFNASCTMKGKGASLNTGANTTSSFKSTATTGANTNNGTAKAS; translated from the coding sequence ATGTTTTCAGACAACAAAAGATCCATGACAGAGCTAGGCGGACAACCCAACAGAATTGAAAAGAACACCAAAATCAAAGGTGACATTACTTCAGAGGCTGATTTTCGTATTGACGGAAAATTAGACGGCAACGTAAAAACCTCGGGGAAAGTGGTCATCGGAAAAGATGGCTACATCCACGGCAAAGTGGAATGTGTAAATGCCGATATCGAAGGCAAGTTCAACGGTGAACTTTTGGTATCCGATTTGCTATCGCTCAAGGCCTCCGCTTTGATCGAAGGAACGGTTTCCGTAGCCAAATTGGCCGTAGAGCCGGGAGCCACCTTTAATGCATCCTGTACCATGAAAGGCAAAGGAGCTTCCTTGAACACGGGCGCAAACACGACAAGTAGCTTTAAATCTACCGCTACTACTGGTGCCAACACCAATAATGGAACAGCAAAAGCCTCGTAA
- the atpE gene encoding ATP synthase F0 subunit C, with translation MYNLIGAGLIVIGAGIGLGQIGGKAMEGIARQPEATGKIQTAMIIIAALLEGLAFGALFLGK, from the coding sequence ATGTACAATTTAATTGGAGCAGGTTTAATCGTAATCGGAGCAGGTATCGGACTTGGTCAAATCGGTGGTAAGGCAATGGAAGGTATTGCAAGACAACCCGAGGCGACTGGAAAAATACAAACGGCGATGATTATCATTGCTGCACTTTTAGAAGGTTTGGCATTTGGTGCCTTGTTCTTAGGAAAATAA
- a CDS encoding DUF6168 family protein: protein MIKTLLTYVLVFGLLFLGGFYLHAHYLFNKETVTFFSLQKVYVFHSICSFVICTFLLLVSKSGNFKHQLGFFYLGAFVFKFVAFGIAFSPSLFGEIHLSQIEKISLLVPVLIFLIPEVYFVVKILGKLNLDTKKKLY, encoded by the coding sequence TTGATAAAGACCTTGTTAACGTATGTATTGGTTTTTGGGCTTCTTTTTTTGGGAGGTTTTTATCTTCATGCCCATTATTTGTTCAACAAAGAAACTGTAACATTCTTTTCCTTGCAAAAGGTGTACGTTTTTCATAGTATATGTTCCTTTGTCATTTGTACATTTTTGCTTTTGGTTTCCAAGAGCGGGAATTTTAAGCACCAGCTGGGCTTTTTTTATTTGGGAGCCTTCGTTTTTAAGTTCGTAGCGTTCGGAATTGCTTTTTCGCCCTCACTGTTCGGTGAAATTCATTTATCGCAAATCGAAAAAATTTCATTATTGGTTCCTGTACTGATTTTTCTTATTCCAGAAGTATATTTTGTAGTCAAAATATTGGGCAAATTAAATTTAGATACAAAGAAAAAATTATATTGA